In Nicotiana tomentosiformis unplaced genomic scaffold, ASM39032v3 Un00305, whole genome shotgun sequence, the following are encoded in one genomic region:
- the LOC104115298 gene encoding mitogen-activated protein kinase 9-like: MGGGGTFVDGVLRWFQRRHSNEDAILTDLQKPHNTHLQERAEDNNQEFTITEDFDITGLKLIKVPKRLSFPISAHSSMDPLKKNALETEFFTEYGEASRYQVQEVIGKGSYGVVGSAVDTHTGERVAIKKINDVFDHVSDATRILREIKLLRLLRHPDIVEIKHIMLPPSRREFKDIYVVFELMESDLHQVIKANNDLTAEHYQFFLYQLMRGLKYIHTANIFHRDLKPKNILANADCKLKICDFGLARVSFNDVPSAIFWTDYVATRWYRAPELCGSFFSKYTPAIDIWSIGCIFAELLSGKPLFPGKNVVHQLDLITDLLGTPPPETVAKIRNEKARRYLSSMRKKQPVPFEKKFPNADPLALRLLERLIAFDPKDRPSAEEALSDPYFRGLSNADHEPSRPPISKLEFEFEKRKLAKEDVRELIYREILEYHPQMLQEYLSGGDQTSGFMYPSGVDRFKRQFAHLEEHYGKGERSTPLQRQHASLPRERVPAPKNDTSSQNNDCEKRTVSTALQSSPGQSEGSENSIVGTQNGSNQANNSARSLLKSASISASKCVEVKNRNTEEEPIEEANEEVDDLSQKVAALHT, encoded by the exons ATGGGGGGTGGTGGTACATTTGTGGATGGTGTTCTTCGCTGGTTTCAACGTCGTCATAGTAATGAAGATGCGATCTTGACTGATCTTCAGAAACCCCATAATACCCATTTACAAGAAAGAGCAGAAGATAATAATCAAGAGTTTACCATTACTGAGGATTTTGACATTACAGGTCTAAAGCTTATCAAAGTACCCAAACGGCTTAGTTTCCCTATTTCCGCCCATTCTTCTATGGATCCTCTCAAAaag AATGCGTTGGAGACGGAATTCTTTACGGAATATGGAGAGGCAAGTAGATACCAAGTTCAGGAAGTAATTGGAAAAGGCAGCTATGGAGTCGTGGGATCTGCTGTCGATACTCATACTGGTGAAAGAGTTGCAATCAAGAAAATTAATGATGTCTTTGATCATGTTTCTGATGCTACAAGAATCTTGAGAGAAATCAAGCTTCTTCGGCTACTTAGGCATCCAGATATTGTAGAAATAAAGCACATTATGTTGCCTCCTTCTCGGAGAGAGTTTAAAGATATTTATGTTGTTTTTGAATTGATGGAATCAGATCTCCATCAGGTGATTAAGGCCAATAATGATCTTACTGCTGAGCATTATCAGTTTTTCCTATACCAGCTTATGCGTGGACTAAAATATATTCATACAG CAAATATTTTCCACCGGGATTTAAAGCCTAAGAATATTCTTGCTAATGCTGACTGTAAGTTGAAGATTTGTGATTTTGGTCTTGCTCGTGTATCATTCAATGATGTGCCATCAGCTATTTTCTGGACT GATTATGTTGCAACTCGATGGTATCGTGCCCCTGAGCTATGTGGCTCCTTTTTCTCTAAG TATACTCCTGCTATTGATATTTGGAGCATCGGATGCATATTTGCAGAATTGCTTTCTGGAAAACCGTTATTTCCTGGAAAGAATGTGGTGCATCAATTAGACCTAATCACAGATTTGCTTGGGACACCTCCTCCCGAAACAGTTGCAAAG ATCAGAAATGAAAAGGCAAGAAGATACCTCAGTAGCATGCGGAAGAAACAACCAGTTCCATTTGAAAAAAAGTTTCCAAATGCAGATCCTTTGGCGTTACGGCTACTTGAACGACTGATTGCATTTGACCCTAAAGATCGGCCATCGGCAGAAGAG GCATTGTCGGATCCATATTTCCGTGGTTTATCAAATGCTGATCATGAACCATCTAGGCCACCAATATCAAAGCTTGAGTTTGAATTTGAGAAAAGAAAACTGGCAAAAGAAGATGTTAGAGAACTCATCTATCGCGAG ATTTTAGAATATCATCCTCAGATGCTTCAGGAGTATCTTAGTGGTGGAGATCAGACAAGTGGCTTTATGTACCCAAG TGGTGTTGATCGGTTCAAGCGACAATTTGCACATCTGGAGGAGCACTACGGTAAAGGTGAACGTAGCACCCCGCTTCAGAGGCAGCATGCTTCCTTGCCTAG GGAGCGAGTTCCTGCACCAAAAAATGACACCTCTTCCCAAAATAATGATTGTGAAAAGCGAACTGTTTCAACAGCTCTTCAGAGCTCACCAGGGCAGTCTGAGGGATCAGAGAACTCAATTGTCGGTACACAAAATGGAAGTAATCAGGCAAACAACAGTGCTCGTAGCTTGCTGAAAAGTGCTAGCATCAGTGCTTCTAAGTGTGTGGAAGTTAAAAACAGAAACACAGAG GAAGAGCCAATTGAAGAGGCAAACGAGGAAGTTGATGATTTGTCTCAAAAAGTTGCAGCTCTTCATACTTAA